A window of the Pelagicoccus albus genome harbors these coding sequences:
- a CDS encoding sulfite exporter TauE/SafE family protein — protein MIEDGNLYALLNPVAAFLAGALVSLHCVGMCGPLSCALIGRQQGSSVFVSHGVYHLGRFVSYTLLGALAGTLGSQLVSWVGENPARYAPWALGLFFVALALNLDGLITKWQARTGVGRGLVQRAYRLSGNARGLSLGLLTPLIPCGPLYLMLWATTLTGSAAQGALVMFAFATGTAPLMLLAQSGWSWLSVRMDARKLAYLRRGLALVAVGLLCLRAFVGTDAESLVSGDGICK, from the coding sequence ATGATCGAAGATGGAAATCTCTATGCATTGCTCAATCCAGTGGCAGCCTTTTTGGCGGGCGCCCTGGTGAGTCTTCACTGCGTAGGGATGTGCGGACCTTTGAGTTGCGCCCTAATCGGTCGCCAGCAGGGTTCATCTGTTTTTGTTTCGCACGGAGTCTATCACCTGGGTCGCTTCGTATCCTACACTTTGCTGGGAGCTCTGGCGGGAACTCTGGGTAGCCAACTTGTTTCATGGGTGGGTGAAAACCCAGCGCGTTACGCGCCTTGGGCCTTGGGTTTATTTTTCGTAGCTTTGGCTTTGAATTTAGACGGCCTGATTACGAAGTGGCAGGCTCGCACTGGTGTGGGACGGGGCTTGGTTCAGCGAGCTTACAGACTCAGCGGCAATGCCCGAGGACTATCCTTGGGACTCTTGACGCCACTCATTCCTTGTGGCCCGCTGTATCTGATGCTTTGGGCGACCACTTTGACCGGCTCTGCTGCTCAGGGGGCGTTGGTGATGTTTGCCTTCGCTACCGGAACCGCACCACTTATGCTTTTGGCCCAATCTGGCTGGAGTTGGCTGTCGGTTCGAATGGATGCTAGAAAGCTCGCTTACCTTCGTCGCGGATTGGCCTTGGTCGCAGTTGGATTGCTGTGTTTGCGAGCGTTTGTAGGAACGGACGCGGAGTCATTGGTTTCCGGCGACGGTATATGCAAGTAG
- a CDS encoding RrF2 family transcriptional regulator, with protein sequence MANYAIASLSYLAANYETEGFKANSQTIATARNLSRPLVGKLMSQMSTAGLVNGTPGPGGGFYLSRAPKDITLLEIVKLFEKIEEALMCPFGPGWCGNGDPCPFHYELEDKRDEMMAWLSNTNLEVFTNHPVKPEKGFDAEAV encoded by the coding sequence ATGGCAAATTACGCGATCGCCAGCCTCAGCTATCTGGCCGCGAATTATGAAACGGAGGGCTTCAAAGCGAACTCTCAGACGATCGCGACGGCCCGTAATTTGTCTAGACCGCTCGTTGGAAAACTAATGTCGCAGATGTCCACCGCGGGCTTGGTCAACGGAACTCCAGGACCTGGGGGAGGCTTCTACCTTTCGCGCGCTCCGAAGGACATAACTTTGCTAGAAATCGTAAAGCTCTTTGAGAAAATCGAAGAAGCCCTGATGTGCCCCTTCGGGCCAGGCTGGTGCGGAAATGGCGACCCTTGTCCTTTTCACTACGAGTTGGAAGATAAGCGCGACGAGATGATGGCTTGGCTTTCCAATACGAACTTGGAGGTTTTCACCAACCATCCAGTGAAGCCTGAGAAAGGCTTTGATGCGGAAGCCGTTTAG
- the uvrA gene encoding excinuclease ABC subunit UvrA → MPTQASAPEAIRLRGVRQNNLKNIDIDIPLGKFVAVTGLSGAGKSSLVFDTLHAEGQRRYVETFSAYTRQFLDLLEKPDLDSAENVRPSIAIEQKNTIKTSRSTVGTMTELTDFFKVWFSHEAALFDPVTGESIHDDNPLTIWAKSLKSYEGKQTILAFEVRKPEKLKWEEVVSNVKAQGYSRFFGSIERTTPPTLFRLDEDLSDFYSGAADSILVVQDRIAINEKNKSRFLEAAETALEFGQGRLVLLDKAGTTLARYSRGLSSAKTGQTFRPASPALFSFNSPIGACPKCRGFGRVIEIDYRLAIPDTNKSINDGLIKPFEGQVYGESKNDLIRACKRLKISTTKPFNKLTQRQQDIVILGEPAYQKLPEGSESNGLWYGVKGFFDWLERNTYKMHVRIFLSRYRAYVTCPDCEGTRLQPESLCWKWKNYRLPDLYQLPVEELLNLLEEARVGKNERSPSHQASIAQDAILSRLRYLNHVGLGYLTLDRPARTLSGGEVERVNLTSCLGASLVDTLFVLDEPSVGLHARDIDRLIEIVRTLTDAGNTVVLVEHDDAMIRAADHVIEIGPEPGANGGQLVFQGSQMELLADSKSITGRYLSGQLSISTPTETRAITKNGEAIHVHGATKHNLREVSLDIPLQKFVCLSGVSGSGKSTLLNSVIYQNLIAQRGLITEDAAPVESLKSDCDFEEVVLVDQSPVSRTPRSNPVVFVEAWDEIRKHYGKLPQSQENGYTASSFSFNAGDGRCEHCKGLGYEKIEMQFLSDVYVPCPHCDGKRFKPELLEIKYLEHSISDLLDLTVDQLAEMFASFPKIHDRLASLQEVGLGYLKSGQPLNTLSGGESQRLKLVKYLSSTQSSKANTPGASLVLLDEPTTGLHKHDVRRLLKVLQSIVESGHSLIVIEHNIDVLKSADWIVEMGPEAGSKGGQVVFQGTPENCAQLSDTETSRYLRPEFSDSNAFVAAEEKSTYRSNPELNSLPQAGTEQSLVVTGAREHNLKDITVSIPRYQFTVITGSSGSGKSTLAFDIVFGEGQRRFMESMSPYARQFVEQLPRPDLDNLSGIQPTVAIEQRVTRGSRKSTVATITEVAQYLRLLYSRLGVPHNPDTGKALVSQTESEIQKRLSKLLQSPAAQKSKHVYLLAPLVRNRKGHHQPIASWIEDHGYEMMRVDGKLIFTDDFVKLDRYKEHNIEVVIADLKLLTGSKTQLHKKLKEALQRGKGTCLIISSSSPTPQFLSTTRMDPETGEALPELDPKDFSFNSHKGWCPACRGHGRIYPWMRERLEEDEELAKAIGADDSSEDESQAIICPECQGERLNRISRNVLLPLKKEESISLPKLLSRDPNHLLKTLGDLDLDKRGKLIARDIISQIHERLQFLDKVGLDYLSLDRPTQTLSGGEAQRIRLAAQLGSNLAGVLYVLDEPSIGLHASDGDRLIETLKTLKSKGNTLLVVEHDDGMMEQADHIIDLGPGAGVHGGELIAQGTVSQLKENENSLTGRYLKSGIPHPLAGSYRKVKRPSSRSTEGFVSLTKATFRNLSQQSVYIPKERLTVVCGASGAGKSSLIRDLLAPAATYSIKSKKKAITGKDFSQNGPSVEGEEGKVLFEKLSGAHEFRSVIEVDQDPIGKTPRSTPATYLGVFDIIRQFFASLPESKMRGYKPGRFSFNTAHGRCETCSGAGRVKLEMSFMPDTYVTCEDCGGSRYGPELLDLHWKGKNIADVLSMSFEEAAEFFSFHSQLGEVMQLMVETGLGYLTLGQSSPTLSGGEAQRLKLVTELSKGLQSYTERSRGITRTNLYILEEPTIGLHLNDCEKLILLLHKLVDQGHTVVVIEHHLDLIAEADYIVEMGPGGGPKGGKILFQGPLSGMQKSKWSITAPYLVSHIS, encoded by the coding sequence ATGCCTACTCAAGCCTCTGCGCCCGAGGCGATACGTCTCCGCGGCGTTCGCCAAAACAACCTTAAGAATATCGATATCGACATCCCTCTCGGCAAATTCGTGGCCGTGACCGGGCTTAGCGGAGCTGGCAAATCGTCCCTCGTCTTCGACACCCTACACGCAGAGGGCCAGCGTCGCTACGTCGAAACGTTTTCAGCGTACACCCGGCAGTTTCTGGATCTGTTGGAAAAACCGGACCTCGATTCGGCAGAAAACGTACGCCCATCCATCGCGATAGAGCAGAAAAACACCATCAAGACCTCTCGCTCTACGGTAGGGACCATGACTGAACTGACGGATTTTTTCAAAGTCTGGTTCTCCCACGAAGCTGCGCTATTCGACCCTGTCACCGGCGAATCGATACACGACGATAACCCGCTGACGATTTGGGCTAAGTCCCTGAAAAGCTACGAAGGCAAGCAAACGATCTTAGCATTTGAGGTGCGAAAGCCAGAGAAATTGAAATGGGAAGAGGTCGTTTCCAACGTCAAAGCCCAAGGCTACTCTCGATTCTTTGGATCGATCGAACGAACAACCCCTCCAACCCTCTTTCGACTCGACGAAGACCTATCCGATTTTTACAGCGGAGCGGCTGATTCGATCTTAGTCGTTCAAGATCGCATCGCCATCAACGAGAAGAACAAGTCACGTTTCTTGGAGGCGGCAGAGACAGCCCTCGAATTCGGACAAGGGCGGCTAGTCCTCTTGGACAAAGCGGGAACAACATTGGCGAGATACTCTCGCGGTTTGTCTTCCGCAAAAACAGGACAGACCTTTCGCCCGGCAAGCCCCGCCCTATTCTCATTCAACTCACCCATCGGAGCCTGCCCCAAATGCAGAGGGTTCGGTCGGGTAATCGAGATCGACTACCGTCTTGCGATTCCCGATACAAACAAGTCGATAAACGATGGCCTGATCAAACCATTCGAGGGACAAGTTTACGGAGAATCCAAGAACGATTTAATCCGAGCCTGCAAACGTCTAAAGATATCAACTACAAAGCCTTTCAACAAACTTACCCAAAGGCAGCAGGACATCGTCATCCTCGGAGAACCGGCTTACCAAAAGCTACCAGAGGGAAGCGAATCAAATGGCCTGTGGTACGGTGTAAAAGGTTTCTTCGACTGGCTCGAACGAAACACTTACAAGATGCACGTCCGCATCTTCCTATCGCGCTATCGAGCCTATGTCACCTGCCCAGACTGCGAAGGGACTCGACTTCAGCCAGAATCGCTCTGCTGGAAATGGAAAAACTATCGACTGCCAGACCTTTACCAACTGCCAGTCGAAGAATTGCTAAATCTCCTTGAGGAGGCTCGAGTCGGGAAAAACGAAAGATCCCCAAGCCACCAGGCAAGCATTGCCCAAGACGCGATTCTTTCGCGACTACGCTATTTGAACCATGTCGGACTTGGCTACCTAACATTGGATCGTCCCGCTCGCACCCTTTCAGGCGGTGAAGTTGAGCGCGTGAATCTAACCTCCTGCTTAGGTGCCTCGCTGGTCGATACACTTTTTGTTTTGGATGAACCATCAGTCGGTCTGCACGCTCGCGACATCGATAGGCTAATCGAAATCGTTCGCACCTTAACCGACGCGGGCAATACCGTCGTACTCGTAGAGCATGACGACGCGATGATTCGCGCTGCCGATCACGTAATAGAGATCGGACCCGAGCCGGGAGCAAATGGCGGGCAACTGGTTTTCCAAGGGAGCCAAATGGAGCTATTAGCAGACTCGAAGTCGATCACAGGAAGATACCTTTCCGGGCAACTAAGCATCTCCACCCCCACCGAAACCAGAGCCATCACCAAAAATGGAGAGGCGATCCACGTCCACGGCGCGACCAAGCACAATCTGCGTGAAGTCAGCTTGGACATTCCACTACAAAAATTCGTCTGCCTTTCTGGGGTTTCAGGATCTGGAAAATCAACCCTTCTGAATTCGGTCATTTATCAAAACCTAATCGCCCAGCGAGGATTGATTACAGAGGACGCCGCCCCAGTCGAATCACTGAAATCGGACTGCGATTTCGAGGAAGTGGTCCTGGTGGACCAGTCGCCCGTATCACGAACTCCGAGATCGAACCCCGTGGTTTTTGTCGAAGCTTGGGACGAAATCCGCAAACACTACGGAAAGTTGCCCCAATCCCAAGAAAACGGATACACGGCCTCGAGTTTCTCATTTAATGCTGGCGACGGCCGTTGTGAACACTGCAAGGGACTGGGATACGAGAAGATTGAAATGCAGTTTCTGTCCGACGTTTATGTGCCCTGCCCTCATTGCGACGGCAAACGGTTCAAGCCTGAGCTGCTCGAAATCAAATACTTGGAGCATAGTATTTCCGACCTACTGGATCTGACCGTCGATCAACTTGCGGAAATGTTCGCCAGCTTCCCGAAAATCCACGATCGACTCGCCTCTCTCCAAGAAGTCGGACTCGGTTACCTGAAGTCAGGGCAACCTTTGAATACGCTCTCCGGAGGCGAATCACAGCGGCTGAAACTTGTTAAATACCTTAGCTCGACCCAATCCTCTAAAGCAAACACACCCGGAGCTTCCCTTGTGCTCCTCGACGAACCTACGACTGGATTGCACAAGCATGACGTTCGCCGCCTCCTAAAGGTACTGCAGTCCATCGTGGAGTCGGGCCACAGCTTAATCGTGATTGAGCACAACATCGACGTACTCAAGTCTGCCGACTGGATAGTCGAAATGGGGCCAGAGGCAGGATCCAAAGGAGGACAGGTCGTATTTCAAGGAACTCCGGAGAATTGTGCCCAGCTATCCGATACAGAGACATCGCGCTACCTCCGACCTGAATTCTCCGATTCAAACGCTTTTGTGGCCGCGGAAGAGAAGTCAACCTATCGATCAAATCCAGAGTTGAATTCGCTGCCTCAGGCTGGAACAGAACAATCCCTCGTGGTAACAGGTGCGAGAGAGCACAACCTGAAAGATATCACCGTTTCGATTCCTCGCTATCAATTCACAGTCATTACGGGTTCGTCGGGATCGGGTAAATCGACCTTGGCATTCGATATCGTTTTCGGAGAAGGCCAACGGCGTTTCATGGAATCTATGTCACCCTACGCGAGGCAATTCGTGGAACAATTGCCCCGCCCGGATTTGGACAATCTTTCGGGAATCCAACCTACCGTCGCCATCGAGCAGCGGGTAACTCGCGGATCTCGAAAATCAACCGTCGCAACGATCACAGAAGTTGCTCAATACCTTCGCCTCCTATACTCGAGATTAGGAGTTCCCCACAATCCGGATACAGGCAAAGCACTCGTTTCGCAGACCGAATCAGAAATTCAGAAACGTCTGAGTAAGCTCCTTCAAAGTCCCGCTGCTCAGAAGTCGAAACACGTTTACTTGCTCGCTCCCCTTGTAAGAAACCGCAAAGGGCACCACCAGCCCATTGCAAGCTGGATTGAAGATCATGGCTACGAAATGATGCGAGTCGATGGGAAGCTTATCTTTACCGACGATTTCGTAAAACTCGATCGCTATAAGGAGCACAATATCGAAGTCGTGATCGCGGACTTGAAACTCCTCACAGGATCCAAAACGCAACTACATAAAAAGCTCAAGGAAGCCCTCCAGCGGGGCAAAGGGACTTGTCTGATAATCTCGAGCTCTTCCCCCACCCCTCAATTTCTCTCCACAACCCGTATGGACCCTGAAACAGGAGAGGCCTTACCCGAGTTAGACCCAAAGGACTTTTCCTTCAATTCACACAAGGGTTGGTGTCCTGCCTGTCGAGGACATGGGCGTATCTATCCGTGGATGCGGGAACGGTTGGAGGAAGATGAAGAATTGGCCAAAGCCATTGGAGCAGACGATTCTAGCGAGGATGAAAGCCAGGCGATCATCTGTCCCGAGTGCCAAGGTGAGCGACTTAATCGCATCAGCCGGAATGTCCTTCTACCTCTCAAAAAAGAGGAAAGCATCTCGCTGCCAAAACTGCTGTCACGAGATCCAAATCATTTGCTTAAAACCTTAGGCGACCTAGACTTAGACAAAAGGGGTAAACTAATCGCGAGGGATATCATCTCCCAGATCCATGAGCGTCTCCAGTTTTTGGATAAGGTCGGCTTGGACTACCTTTCGCTCGACCGACCGACCCAAACGCTGTCTGGAGGAGAGGCTCAGCGCATCCGGCTCGCTGCCCAGCTTGGTTCCAACCTCGCGGGCGTGCTGTACGTCTTGGACGAGCCAAGCATTGGCTTACACGCCAGCGACGGGGACCGACTGATCGAAACCCTAAAGACCCTGAAGTCGAAAGGGAATACACTCCTTGTTGTCGAGCACGACGACGGCATGATGGAGCAAGCTGACCACATCATCGATCTTGGCCCGGGAGCCGGAGTGCACGGTGGAGAACTCATTGCCCAAGGCACAGTCTCTCAACTCAAAGAAAATGAAAACTCCCTCACTGGACGTTATCTAAAATCCGGGATCCCGCATCCGCTCGCCGGTTCTTACCGCAAGGTTAAACGGCCTAGCTCTCGATCGACGGAAGGCTTCGTCAGTTTGACTAAAGCGACGTTCCGCAACCTTTCCCAACAATCTGTCTACATCCCAAAAGAGCGACTTACCGTAGTTTGTGGAGCTTCTGGTGCCGGTAAATCATCGCTTATCAGGGATCTTCTTGCTCCTGCAGCTACATACTCGATCAAATCGAAGAAGAAGGCTATCACTGGCAAAGATTTCTCCCAGAATGGTCCGAGCGTTGAAGGGGAAGAGGGAAAAGTCCTTTTTGAAAAGTTGAGCGGTGCCCACGAATTTCGTTCCGTAATAGAGGTTGACCAAGACCCAATTGGTAAAACGCCTCGTTCCACGCCGGCTACCTATTTGGGCGTATTCGATATTATACGACAGTTTTTCGCGAGCCTGCCTGAATCAAAAATGCGGGGCTACAAACCTGGACGATTCTCCTTCAATACTGCCCATGGCCGTTGCGAGACTTGCTCGGGAGCAGGTCGAGTAAAACTGGAAATGAGCTTTATGCCGGATACTTACGTGACCTGCGAGGACTGTGGAGGATCTCGATACGGACCAGAGCTTTTGGACCTGCACTGGAAGGGTAAGAACATAGCCGATGTGCTCTCAATGTCATTCGAAGAGGCAGCCGAGTTCTTTAGCTTTCATAGCCAACTCGGCGAGGTCATGCAGCTGATGGTTGAGACTGGGCTAGGCTATCTCACGCTGGGACAAAGCAGCCCCACCCTTTCTGGTGGCGAAGCTCAACGCCTAAAGCTCGTTACCGAACTCTCCAAAGGGCTACAAAGCTACACAGAAAGAAGCAGAGGCATCACGAGGACGAATCTCTACATACTCGAGGAGCCAACCATCGGTTTACATCTGAACGACTGCGAAAAGCTAATTCTCCTGCTTCACAAACTTGTCGACCAGGGACACACCGTAGTCGTGATCGAGCACCATTTGGACCTGATCGCGGAGGCTGACTACATCGTTGAGATGGGACCCGGAGGCGGGCCGAAGGGCGGCAAGATTCTCTTCCAGGGACCTTTGTCTGGAATGCAGAAATCGAAATGGAGTATAACTGCCCCCTATTTGGTTTCTCACATCTCCTAG
- a CDS encoding glycosyltransferase, with protein MTAEDTVSPLRVVILQDYLRNGGTEQQTLAIAEEIAKLGAETHIIVFRRGGVLDERAASLPITLHFLNQGPLKTDWYAPGLRAKLKSIAPHAVLPMGRMANCLTSLLPSKAPYSLFSTFRTGRSIPFLYRRALKRADHIIANSQEALKRLADQYGIKRANNSTVIYNGCIRDFETVIPSFHPDGKGSGAKRIRFCSVSMFRPQKQQIRLIQICSRLPKEIDWELALAGEGPTRVACEEEARRLGVSDRVRFLGLLKDPRSLYFDSDIAVHTSDLESLPNFLVEAQMAGLPVVAYDVNGVGETFLDQKSGFLIPHGNEFEFQKALEKLAQNLDLRLQMSEQARYYAQDNFSLKSQSDAYFRLFQTSIDKD; from the coding sequence ATGACGGCTGAAGACACGGTCAGTCCCCTAAGGGTGGTCATACTGCAAGACTACTTGAGAAACGGAGGCACGGAACAGCAAACCCTCGCCATCGCCGAAGAGATCGCGAAGCTCGGAGCCGAGACTCACATAATCGTATTCCGACGCGGAGGCGTCTTGGATGAGCGAGCAGCGAGTCTGCCGATCACCCTGCATTTTCTCAATCAAGGCCCCTTGAAAACGGATTGGTACGCTCCCGGTTTGAGAGCAAAACTGAAATCGATCGCCCCACACGCCGTTCTTCCCATGGGCCGAATGGCTAATTGCCTCACCTCCCTTCTGCCTTCGAAGGCTCCCTACTCGCTTTTCTCAACATTTCGAACCGGCAGATCGATTCCTTTCCTTTACCGCAGAGCTCTGAAACGGGCAGACCATATCATAGCGAACTCGCAGGAAGCTCTCAAAAGATTGGCAGACCAATACGGTATAAAACGAGCAAACAACTCGACCGTAATCTACAATGGATGTATCCGAGACTTCGAGACCGTGATCCCGAGCTTCCATCCGGACGGCAAAGGCTCTGGAGCAAAGCGAATTCGCTTCTGCTCCGTTTCGATGTTTCGTCCACAAAAGCAGCAGATTCGTTTGATCCAGATCTGCTCCCGCCTCCCAAAAGAAATTGACTGGGAGCTAGCCCTAGCCGGAGAGGGCCCCACTCGCGTGGCCTGCGAAGAGGAGGCTCGCCGCCTCGGGGTATCAGATCGCGTGCGTTTTCTCGGACTACTCAAAGATCCTAGGAGCCTTTATTTCGACTCGGACATAGCGGTACACACTTCCGATCTCGAAAGCCTGCCCAACTTTTTAGTCGAGGCCCAAATGGCCGGGCTTCCGGTGGTCGCCTATGACGTGAACGGAGTTGGGGAAACCTTCTTGGATCAGAAATCAGGATTCCTGATACCCCATGGCAACGAATTCGAATTCCAAAAGGCTTTGGAAAAACTGGCTCAAAACTTGGACCTACGACTTCAGATGTCCGAGCAGGCTCGCTACTATGCCCAGGACAACTTTTCTCTGAAATCTCAATCCGACGCTTACTTTCGACTCTTTCAAACGTCGATCGACAAAGACTAA
- a CDS encoding heavy metal translocating P-type ATPase, which yields MQVGKGKREPREHRGEMACKHCGTTFSQVKEDDAFCCSGCEYVYRIIHDESLERFYDLRGNVSRPVGSSVFQNTDYPWLDSLIEIAESKGKVASLSLALEGISCVGCVWLIDRVFSEAPGGVSCRVNVQFGTVDLEWESGKFDLKAFASRIKHFGYRVCPARVQADSESRKIVWKLGLAGAFALNGMLYTLPGYLGMDSEFFFAANFNWLSSIFGTLSLLFCGSYFIGKAFRAAIQGIAHLDLPISIGIVFAYLISWYGVWKEDEHLVYFDFVSTFVFLMLVGRWLQVVAVERNRNRLADIQLDAPEIDIESSNGGRVKVRADQIQKGQTYWLPSGQRVPVRSILLSERASLGMDWISGESESKIIDAGDEAASGAELENQYPVRMQASEDWDQSLLSKLSTRATRSQERDAIAQKWIFRYLLVAFVIAVAGGLGWFFGSDLASALKVFISVLVVSCPCALGISLPFGDEIALARLKQQGVFVTTHSLWNRLTRISRIVFDKTGTLTRSSLAMVNPEGIHKLNGDELAALSSLCSQTRHPISNTIREYLMAKGLFRILPQVEPCEKVGFGIELEADSFLWRLGKGSWAAESGEGTVFSRNGVMLLDLRFEDLPLPDSSRELRLLEDEGLDLAILSGDREEKARLIGHALGLEDSRVFGNLLPEEKADWIERHEPEATLMVGDGANDTLAFETALCCGAPANEQGIVAERADFHYLGNGIGGIRALLAIGRQRKMSVLWLMAFAVAYNLFAVGLSLLGWVTPLVAAILMPLSSIVSLAIVWSILGKRNLN from the coding sequence ATGCAAGTAGGCAAGGGCAAGCGAGAGCCGCGGGAGCATCGTGGCGAAATGGCATGCAAACACTGCGGCACGACCTTTAGCCAAGTTAAGGAAGACGATGCCTTTTGTTGCTCTGGCTGCGAGTACGTCTACAGGATCATTCACGACGAATCCCTGGAGCGGTTTTATGACTTGAGGGGTAATGTATCTCGGCCGGTAGGCTCCTCCGTTTTCCAAAATACGGATTATCCTTGGCTCGATTCTTTGATCGAAATAGCTGAGTCGAAAGGGAAGGTGGCGAGTCTGAGCCTTGCTCTGGAAGGTATCTCTTGCGTGGGTTGCGTCTGGCTGATTGATCGGGTTTTTTCAGAAGCTCCGGGAGGAGTTTCGTGCCGAGTCAATGTACAGTTTGGAACCGTAGACCTCGAGTGGGAGTCGGGCAAATTCGACCTCAAGGCGTTTGCTTCACGGATCAAACATTTTGGCTACCGCGTCTGTCCTGCACGAGTCCAAGCCGATTCCGAGTCTCGTAAGATAGTCTGGAAACTCGGCTTGGCCGGCGCGTTCGCCTTGAACGGGATGCTCTACACCTTACCGGGTTACCTAGGAATGGACTCGGAGTTCTTTTTCGCGGCTAATTTCAACTGGCTGTCCTCAATATTTGGAACGTTGAGCCTGTTGTTTTGCGGGTCTTATTTTATCGGAAAAGCCTTTAGGGCGGCAATTCAAGGCATTGCTCACTTAGATTTGCCGATTTCGATCGGTATCGTGTTCGCCTATCTAATCAGTTGGTATGGTGTCTGGAAAGAGGACGAGCATCTTGTCTATTTCGATTTTGTCTCAACCTTTGTCTTCTTGATGTTGGTGGGTCGCTGGTTGCAGGTGGTTGCGGTCGAGCGAAACAGGAATCGCCTTGCGGATATCCAACTCGACGCCCCCGAGATCGACATCGAAAGCAGCAATGGAGGCCGAGTTAAAGTGCGGGCGGACCAGATCCAAAAGGGGCAGACTTACTGGCTGCCTTCGGGGCAGCGTGTTCCGGTTCGTTCAATCTTGTTAAGCGAGCGAGCAAGTCTCGGGATGGATTGGATTAGCGGGGAGTCGGAATCCAAGATTATCGATGCGGGAGATGAGGCGGCGTCTGGAGCGGAGCTAGAGAATCAATATCCGGTACGGATGCAGGCCTCGGAAGACTGGGACCAATCGCTATTGAGCAAGCTAAGCACACGCGCCACCCGTTCCCAAGAGAGGGACGCAATTGCCCAAAAATGGATTTTCCGCTATCTGCTCGTGGCTTTTGTAATAGCGGTAGCGGGAGGGCTCGGGTGGTTCTTCGGGAGCGATCTTGCTTCAGCCTTGAAGGTGTTTATCTCGGTCTTGGTTGTTTCTTGCCCATGCGCGCTCGGGATCTCGCTCCCGTTTGGAGATGAAATTGCGCTGGCCCGCCTTAAGCAGCAGGGCGTTTTTGTGACGACGCACTCCCTTTGGAATCGTCTCACTCGCATAAGTAGGATCGTTTTCGATAAAACAGGTACCCTGACCCGCAGTTCTCTGGCTATGGTGAATCCCGAAGGCATTCACAAACTGAATGGGGACGAGTTGGCTGCCTTAAGTTCCTTATGCTCCCAAACTCGTCATCCGATTTCCAATACGATCAGAGAGTATTTGATGGCGAAGGGCCTTTTCAGGATATTGCCACAAGTGGAGCCCTGCGAAAAAGTGGGATTCGGAATTGAGCTTGAGGCCGATTCATTCCTCTGGAGGCTGGGAAAAGGAAGTTGGGCTGCGGAAAGCGGAGAGGGGACAGTATTCTCTAGAAACGGAGTGATGCTGCTGGATCTCAGGTTCGAAGATCTGCCGCTTCCGGACTCTAGTCGCGAACTGAGATTGCTCGAAGATGAAGGCCTAGACCTAGCGATCTTAAGCGGAGACCGGGAAGAAAAGGCTCGATTGATCGGACATGCTCTCGGGCTCGAGGATTCGCGCGTCTTCGGGAATCTGCTCCCGGAAGAGAAGGCGGATTGGATCGAACGCCACGAACCTGAAGCGACGCTGATGGTAGGGGATGGCGCAAACGATACGCTAGCATTTGAAACTGCCCTTTGCTGTGGGGCCCCTGCCAATGAGCAGGGAATCGTGGCGGAGCGGGCAGATTTCCATTACTTAGGAAACGGAATAGGAGGCATTAGGGCTTTGCTGGCGATTGGCAGACAGAGAAAGATGTCGGTTCTCTGGCTGATGGCGTTCGCCGTCGCTTATAACCTTTTTGCGGTGGGGCTCTCTTTGCTGGGCTGGGTTACGCCCTTGGTTGCGGCCATTCTGATGCCGCTGAGCTCGATCGTCAGTTTGGCGATTGTGTGGTCGATTTTGGGTAAGCGAAATCTCAATTGA
- a CDS encoding rhomboid family intramembrane serine protease: MSNFNSKLRGLLYLVGFIWAAFALDQLTPINLLGYGILPRDPSRLWGVLLWPFLHANLSHIGNNTITLLVFGAIISLRSSSKRFLLVSFLITLYGGLGVWLFGRPELHVGASGLVFGYFGYILTSGIYDGKISSVLISTAVMILFGGMIWGILPTQARVSWEGHLFGFLAGVVLAVRSKPRRKRF; the protein is encoded by the coding sequence GTGAGTAACTTCAACTCCAAGCTGCGGGGCCTATTGTACTTAGTCGGTTTCATTTGGGCCGCGTTTGCCCTCGATCAACTGACTCCGATTAACCTCCTAGGTTATGGAATCCTTCCGCGGGATCCGAGCCGACTTTGGGGAGTGTTGCTTTGGCCGTTCCTGCATGCCAATTTGAGTCATATTGGTAACAACACGATCACGCTCCTCGTTTTTGGCGCGATCATTTCGCTCAGGAGCTCAAGCAAGCGTTTCCTGCTAGTGAGCTTTTTGATCACTCTTTACGGTGGACTCGGGGTTTGGTTGTTCGGTCGGCCCGAATTGCACGTGGGAGCGAGCGGCCTGGTTTTTGGGTATTTTGGTTATATTCTCACCAGTGGAATTTACGACGGGAAGATATCTTCGGTCCTGATCTCGACGGCAGTGATGATTTTGTTTGGTGGAATGATCTGGGGCATCCTTCCTACCCAAGCCCGAGTTTCATGGGAGGGCCACCTCTTTGGCTTTTTAGCGGGTGTCGTTTTGGCTGTCCGCAGCAAACCCAGAAGGAAGCGATTCTAG